The DNA segment GAGCTTGCTTAGGTGCTTACAACCACATTCTGAAATGTCCACTAACTTCAACTAATGACATTTTGAAGAATGACTTGTACTAGTTAATCTCAATATGGTATTTACCAACGACCTTTATCATAATAACCAAACCACTAAGGCCACCTAACTGCCATTTTAGCTATCGGGTTTTGTACAGATAACCAGCTTTACAATACAAGAAGTATCCTGGTCAGTCATTGATTCATCACAATGTCTGTTGTGTTGCAGAGTCTTGACCCTCTGCCAATGCAGGGACCTGAGTTGGGGGTTCATGCGGATGACGTCCAGACACCGGATATGGAACAGGAATCAAAACAAGAGGTTCTTGAAAACAAAGATGTACGGCTCAAGTTGTTTCTTGTGTGGTTGAATGGCAAAGTCACCTTTTTATTGTTGCCTGTCAATGCTGATTATAACTCCTTGGTATATTTGTCCTATAGGTCATAGTCCAGCATGTTCACATTGATGGTCTGGGAAGAACCAAGGAGGATTGCTTAACGTATGAGATTGCTGGTGTCTTCAGAGCAAAGAACTTGATTGACGTGAGTGAATCTACAGTAGGATACAGACCACAGATTTAATGTGTGGAGACGGTATGCAGTGTTTAACACAATCACATGGAGTAGCCAGTcaaacacttttacagtgttcgTTTCATCAGTTGTTGTACAATATTATATAAAACGTAGGAAAAATTGTAATTTTCAGTGCACTGGAATCCTGTAAGTCTGCTGACTTCCATGGGTTTCAAGCTTCCTTTTACGAGGCATTTTCTCAGCTTTCTGCAATACAGGTATGATTGAAGAATGAAGCAGGTGTTAAACATGGGCTTTGCTATACAGAAAGCAGCAGTTGACTAGTCCATTGTCAACACTTTGATTAAATCAATAGACCTATATCAATATCTTTGAAATACCATATAAGTCATTAGCTTTTAAAACTATGCAATCTGTTTTCTTTAATCATATTTTGGACCAGAGTGAGGCTTTCTCCACTTAGCCTACATATTGTTCTTTCTCCACTTAGCCTACATATTGTTCTTTCTCCACTTAGCCTACCTATTGTTCTCTCTCCACTTAGCCTACCTATTGTTCTCTCTCCACTTAGCCTACCTATTGTTCTCTCTCCACTTAGCCTACCTATTGTTCTCTCTCCACTTAGACTACCTATTGTTCTTTCTCCACTTAGCCTAACTATTGTTCTCTCTCCACTTAGCCTACCTATTGTTCTCTCTCCACTTAGCCTACCTATTGTTCTCTCTCCACTTAGCCTACCTATTGTTCTCTCTCCACTTAGCCTACCTATTGTTCTCTCTCCACTTAGCCTACATATTGTTCTTTCTCCACTTAGCCTACCTATTGTTCTCTCTCCACTTAGCCTACCTATTGTTCTCTCTCCACTTAGCCTACCTATTGTTCTCTCTCCACTTAGACTACCTATTGTTCTTTCTCCACTTAGCCTACCTATTGTTCTCTCTCCACTTAGTCTACCTATTGTTCTTGCAGTGAGGAGGATTCACCATCTTCATCTAATGTTTTCATAGTTTATCTGCTGATAATTGCCAAAAAGTCTACCAGTATGCAAATAAGCCAAATTAACAGCTCTCTTACTGATGCGATTCGGTAGGCTACTGACGAGTCACTCATTTTCATGTCAGTGTCTGGCAAGTCCTGATGAACTTCATATCAAAATATAAGACGAGGTCTTTAGTTTACTTGTCCCGATGCGATTCCATGGACATATAACTACATTGTATGAATGGCAAGAATATATGAGATCGACTTTATTCAGTCAGTTCGACACCTTTTATAAACTAGTCAATCTTGCTGTTCGCCAATCAAagcacagtaaatagcctatgTGCCACCACTCCGTGGCTGCTTATGAAACGTACCAGGGCCCAACGTTAACGTTTTTCCTCACTGGCCAGGACATGGTGTAGTTCTTAAATGCATTGTAGATTAACTCGTGGATAGCATTTTTATATCTTTGCATGCAGTTTGAATTAAGTTGCTAACTAgggttagcgcaatgactggaagtctatgggtatctgctaacgCTAGTTAACATTGGCTCACAAAGCATCCTCTAACTTTCTTctgtctggacacagagacaaagaAATTGCATCCCTGTAATGTCTGACCGGAAAGAAAATGAAGGAATGTGCCAGAAAACAACAGACTAAGTGGATGTCGACTCGTCGTTCCCACATTATCTGGGACATGCAAATTCATGCTCTCTATGGAAAGCTGTTAACATATTCATATGATTTTTTTATATCAATAACTGTATTTTTCCATATCAATAATTTTAATTGTTGAtatcaaaaaaaaaaatatatatatatatatatatatatatatatatatatattattatttctttttttaaataaaaaatgtaattattgatATAGAATAGTTTTATTATGGATATACATTTTTTTGGAATATATGTTAAAACGGCTTTCCATATGCTGGCTCCATACGTGTAAAGAAATTTAAGTGCAACCTcagcacacacacccaggtaccgAGAGTCGGGACAGACAGCAGACTGTCAACCTcagcacacacacccaggtaccgAGAGTCGGGACAGACAGCAGACTGTCAACCTcagcacacacacccaggtaccgAGAGTCGGGACAGACAGCAGACTGTCAACCAGCAGTGTTTTCCTGTCTTTGCTCGCTTTGTGATTGACAGGCGCATGTCCTATCAATAGATCGCTAGAAGATGCATATCGCTCATTCTAGCGGGAGGGGGTTCTTCAGACCTTTTTTTCCTGACTAGCCAATTGAAAAGTAGCCTAGTTTATTTCAGTGAGGAAAAAGTACCTGTCTGAAAATGAGTCTGTAATCGGCTGTATAGCCGACGGCCGGAGCTAGTGGGGAAACGCTGTGtatggagacgctgtggagactGTAGCAAAAGTAGAACTTACtttgtttacattttatttatttgtttaggtCATGAAGAGAGCACACGAAGCCAGACAGAAGCTCCTCCGTCTTGGTATCTTCAGACAGGTGGAGGTTGTTATTGATACCTCACAAGGTACTGTGGTTATGAAGATGGTCCGTTCTTAATCCGAACAGTATCAGTACCAAAGTTTTGCATATTACATTGGGAAAATAATCAAATGAATGGGGAAAGTGGTTAAAACAACGACAAAAATGTAATTCTAAAAACCCACTTCCTTTCAGGGGTAGATGCTCTGCCTAACGGACTAGATGTGACGTTTGAAGTGACTGAGCTGAGACGCATGACTGGTAGCTATAACACCATGGTTGGAAATAACGAAGGCAGCATGGTGAGAACGAAGTCATCTTGTCATGATTCCTATCTCCTTATCTCCTTCTAAATTGTATTGGAGGAGAAGGACCCAATTTCCCTCCATTTGGACCAGtctttcccaaactcggtcctcgggtccccaaggggtgcacgtttttaacctagcactacacagccgattcaaataatcaactaatcgtcaagcttgaataattttaatcagctgtgtagtgcttgtGGGAAGAACAAAAACAACCTGCACCCATTGGGGTCacgaggacagagtttgggaaaacACTGCCTTGGACCTAATtctccaatgtgttttgagaaggaaGCGAGAAGAGAGAAAATTAGAAATCAAGGACAGATTAATTTATAAAGAGCTATGGTGGTGATTACACATCCTCCGCTGTGGTCAGGTTTCTGACTAGTTTCCCCTCTCTCTTACTGTAGGTTCTTGGTCTGAAGCTGCCCAATGTTTTCGGTCGTGCGGAAAAGCTTACATTCCAGTTCTCCTATGGCACCAAAGAGACTTCCTATGGGCTGTCGTTCTTCAAGCCTCAACCTGGTCACTTTGAGCGCAAGTATGAGAACAAAAACCTGCTACTTATATTATAAGCAATGCTGTAAATACACGGATTTACGTTTAAAGGTGCTACACCggatttttattttatactttttttgatTAGTAATTTCTGAAAATGTTCATAATATATCTGCAGGAATAGTGGAATGATggtgtttcacagtattacttaacccgccagtgttgtgattggctgtgatattcgACTGTTGATTTCTCCTGTCGGTGCGGCATCTGAAGGAAAGCTGTGTTTGGCTGTGTTTGGCTGTGTTTGGCTGTTTTATCTAGTGGAAATCGTGTCAAGTGGCTAATGTAGAAATCACTGTGCCCTTTCCTGGTTGTAAAAATTCTACGCTGTTCGCTCAATTTCCGTTTATTTGAGAAAACAACCACGGAATAGTGgggagaatcattgtaccatctaaatcgctgtgaaatatattatcAATAAAGCTGGTGAACCAAAACCCGAAAGTAAGAGGCTCAAGCACGAGTCTCCGCCATTGTTGCCGTGGATACGGGGGAGATTTGTTTTGAATGGAGCCAAGTGCTGTTGCAATTCAGTTAGCTTCCACATAGAGGAAAACATTCAGAGAAATGCTATGTGTAGCACCTTTAAGTTGTTCATTCTATAGGTCCCTGGGCTCTTTTTTGTTCTTCTTCTAATTGACTTGCTCTTGCTGTTGCAGTTTCGCCGTTAACTTTTACAAAGTCACAGGCCAGTTTCCATGGAGCTCGCTGAGAGAGACTGATCGCGGCGTCTCCACAGAATTCAGTGTAAAGAACATTTTTCCATTCATCCATCTGTCATTACTGTAGAGTTCTCATTTACTGTTGTTATGCTAACTACGATGAGTAGAACTGGAACTTCTCAgctatttttttttcaaattaaatTTCATCCTACTGTAATGCTTTTGTAAGTGGTTgatcctctctcttctttctccctctctgttttgcAAACAGTTCCCTCTTTGGAAGACGAACCACACCCTGAAGTGGGAGGGTGTGTGGCGAGAGCTGGGATGTCTGGCGCGTACCGCCTCATTCGCAGTCCGGGAGGAGAGCGGCCACTCCCTCAAGTCATCACTCTCGGTACCGAGACTTGAGTTTTGCTTCACAATCCCTCACACGACTACCCTTTTTCTTTTTTCCCCCCCAGGGATTAAAACATTGTGGTAATACATTTAGGCCCAAACTCCTGTTCTGAGATCTGTGCACTTCATTTAGGCTTTTGTGTAAATCTTCCATTGATGACGTCAATGGGAAATTTGTGCAAAAACATTTTTACGCACGTGTATCTGGAGTTAGGATTCGGCCCCACTTAgacacttgactttttcctcaaCATGTTGCTCTTTTCTCCTTGGCCCTCATAGCATGCCATGGTCATCGACACCAGAAACTCCACAATCCTTCCCAGGAGGGGAGCCTTGCTGAAAATCAACCAGGTGTGTAGGTTAGGTGAACATTACCTGGCCCAGTGTTGTATTCAATGGTAATACCTTAATAAAACCATTTTCCCCAGACCATTTTTGAACCAACAACTCATTCAGCTGATGCATTGTTGTGATTTTGTAGGAGTTGGCTGGCTACACTGGAGGAGATGCCAGTTTTCTGAAAGAGGACTTTGAGCTCCAATTTAACAAACGTCTCTTCTGGGACTCGGTGAGAAACT comes from the Salmo trutta chromosome 4, fSalTru1.1, whole genome shotgun sequence genome and includes:
- the LOC115192835 gene encoding sorting and assembly machinery component 50 homolog A isoform X1, with product MGTVHARSLDPLPMQGPELGVHADDVQTPDMEQESKQEVLENKDVIVQHVHIDGLGRTKEDCLTYEIAGVFRAKNLIDVMKRAHEARQKLLRLGIFRQVEVVIDTSQGVDALPNGLDVTFEVTELRRMTGSYNTMVGNNEGSMVLGLKLPNVFGRAEKLTFQFSYGTKETSYGLSFFKPQPGHFERNFAVNFYKVTGQFPWSSLRETDRGVSTEFSFPLWKTNHTLKWEGVWRELGCLARTASFAVREESGHSLKSSLSHAMVIDTRNSTILPRRGALLKINQELAGYTGGDASFLKEDFELQFNKRLFWDSVLSASLWGGCLLPIGDKPTCIADRFYLGGPTSVRGFSMYSIGPQSEGDYLGGEVYWAGAVHLYTPLPFRPGKGGFGDLFRTHFFLNAGNLCNLNYGDGPRAHLSKLAECIRWSYGAGIVLRLGNIARLELNYCIPMGVQSGDRICDGVQFGAGIRFL
- the LOC115192835 gene encoding sorting and assembly machinery component 50 homolog A isoform X2; translation: MQGPELGVHADDVQTPDMEQESKQEVLENKDVIVQHVHIDGLGRTKEDCLTYEIAGVFRAKNLIDVMKRAHEARQKLLRLGIFRQVEVVIDTSQGVDALPNGLDVTFEVTELRRMTGSYNTMVGNNEGSMVLGLKLPNVFGRAEKLTFQFSYGTKETSYGLSFFKPQPGHFERNFAVNFYKVTGQFPWSSLRETDRGVSTEFSFPLWKTNHTLKWEGVWRELGCLARTASFAVREESGHSLKSSLSHAMVIDTRNSTILPRRGALLKINQELAGYTGGDASFLKEDFELQFNKRLFWDSVLSASLWGGCLLPIGDKPTCIADRFYLGGPTSVRGFSMYSIGPQSEGDYLGGEVYWAGAVHLYTPLPFRPGKGGFGDLFRTHFFLNAGNLCNLNYGDGPRAHLSKLAECIRWSYGAGIVLRLGNIARLELNYCIPMGVQSGDRICDGVQFGAGIRFL